In Rosa chinensis cultivar Old Blush chromosome 1, RchiOBHm-V2, whole genome shotgun sequence, a genomic segment contains:
- the LOC112173245 gene encoding upstream activation factor subunit spp27, translated as MSSSTAIRIFRGCRALLAPAKSSTSTAGTTVKVAAAAPKSKAKAKPKPKPKAEADAVKPKRNVNRNAGILKPTPISPALGSFLGGAPESSRAEAVKQIWSHIKLHNLQNPANKREIICDDKLKELFEGKEKVNFLEIGKLLSRHFVKAE; from the exons ATGTCGTCCTCCACTGCCATTAGGATTTTCCGAGGCTGCCGTGCTCTCCTGGCGCCGGCCAAGTCCTCCACTTCCACGGCCGGAACCACCGTCAAGGTCGCCGCTGCCGCACCAAAATCGAAGGCGAAggccaagcccaagcccaagcccaaagcGGAAGCCGACGCGGTCAAGCCGAAGAGAAACGTCAACAGGAACGCCGGCATTCTGAAGCCGACTCCGATCTCTCCAGCTCTCGGCAGCTTCCTCGGCGGCGCCCCTGAGTCCTCGCGCGCCGAGGCCGTGAAGCAGATCTGGAGCCACATCAAGCTCCACAACCTGCAG AATCCTGCCAACAAGAGGGAGATCATTTGCGATGACAAGCTGAAGGAGTTGTTTGAAGGGAAGGAGAAGGTCAACTTTTTGGAGATTGGGAAGTTGCTTTCGCGTCATTTTGTGAAGGCTGAGTGA